The window GGTCGCGCTCACCGTCGGGTGGGGCGATCACCTCGACGCGCCGGTGGACACCGCGCGGGCCGAGGCCTTGTTCGCGAGTGCCTTCGACAAGTTCACGTTCCCCTACCACTCGGATGCCGCCGTCGCGCAGAACCTGCCCGCGCTGGTGCCGGACGACAAGCAGATCGGCCTGGGCATCGTGGATGCCACCGTCGCGGGTCTCGAGGACATCGACACCGTGATGGCGCGGCTGGATCTGGCCATCGAGCAGCACGAGTACAACCGCATCGGCTTCCTGCCGCAGCGTGGGTTCCAGCAGGCCGCGTATCGTCCGGCCGCACTCACGCTGGAGCAGCAGCGCCGCAAACTGGAGCACGTCGAGACGTTCGCCACGATGATCTGGGGGAACGAGGCATGAGCGCGGTCACCGTCGTCGCCCGGCTGCACCCGGCACCGGAGCACCTCGAGCAGGCGACGGATGCCGTGCGGGCCGCCGTCGCCGGCATCCGTGCCGAACCCGGCTGCCTGCAGTACGACCCGCATCTGGCCGACGACGGCGCGTTCGTCATCGTCGAACGCTGGGCCTCGCGCGAGGCGCTCACCGCCCACAACACCGGCTCGGCGGTGCAGGTGCTGCGCGACGGGGTCGCGGGGTTGATGGCGGCGCAAACCGAGGTGACGGTCGCCGTCGCGCTGTGAGCCAGACGGTTACAGCCGACCGGTGAACGGAGAAGGGGCGGCATCCGTCGTGAGGCGGAACAGGCGCACGGTGCGGCCGGAGTCGCGCTCGTACTGCCGGTAGCCGGGCCATTGCGCTTCAATGAGCGCCCACGCGGCGTCGCGTTCGGCGGCAGGGATGCGCTCCGCGTGCACGCGATGGCGCCGACCGCGCACCACGACCTCGGCGTCGGGATGGGCGGCGAGGTTCGCCGTCCAGGCGGGGTGCGCGTCGCGCGCGAAGCTCGTGCCCGCGACGATCGCGCCGCCGCGCCCGTCGGGCGTGTACATCAGTTGCGTCTCGCGCGGCTGACCGCTCTTGGCCCCGATCGTGTGCAGCACGAGCGAGGGCACCAGGATGCCGGAGACGATGAGCCTGCCGCCGCTCACGCGCGCGAGGAAGCGCTCGGCGACCGGCAGTGCCGTCGGCGCGATGCGCCGGAAGGTGCGCGTGCGGGTGACCGGCGCGAGCAGGCGGCGGAGGGCGGTGACGAGGCGGTTGGCCATGGCACGAGCATGGCACCCCGTTGCGACCCCTCGCCCGAGGCGCTCGGGCGAGCCCGGGTTCGGTCGTCGCGAAGGGACGCTTCGGCACCGGGGAGGGGCACTTTGCGACGACCGAAGCGTCGCGAGCGCCGCAGTCACCGGGCGTGCGGCACGAACCGGGCGACGTAGCGGGTGAAGCCGACGGCGCCGAGCAGCCCGATCACCCCGATGACAGCGGATGCCGCCGGCAGCGACACCGCGGCGGTGACGCCGGCCAGCACGAGTGGTGTCGCGGCGGCACCGGCATCCGTCAGCGTCCGCCACGATCCGAGGAACGGCGCCGGATCGCCCGGTGGCGCGACGTCGGCGCCGAGGGTCATCAGGATGCCGCTGGAAAGGCCATTGCCCACGCCGACCACAGCGGCCACGGCGATGTACCAGCCGACCGCGTGCGGCAGATCGTGGGTGAGGGCCAGGCCCAGGAACGCCCCCGCCATGAGGATCATCGACGGCAGGCACGCCCAGAGCCGGCCCCACCGGTCCATGATCTGACCGCTGGTGTAGAACAGTGCGAACTCCAGCGCCCCGGTGATGCCGACGACCAGTGCGATCGTCCCGGCATCCAATTGCAGCGAGACTCCCCACAGCGGCAGCAGGTGCACACGCGCCTGCCGCATGGCCGACAGGGTCGCCGCCGGCAGGCCGAGACGGGCGAGCACGCCGCGGTGGTGCCACATCGTCGCGAACACCCCGTCCGGGGACGGCCGGGCGGCCGACGGCGCGGCATCAGGGTTGCGTGCCGCGCGCCGGGTCTGCATCGGCAGCATCCCTGCCGCCGCGAGATCCTCCTCGGGGTCGCGTGCCACGAGCACGAGCAGGATCAGTGCGGCCAGGCATCCGATGAAGAACCAGGCGGCGGCTGACTCGGTGCCGAAGATCGCCAGGAGCAGGGCCGCGGCGAACGGGCCGGCGAACATGCCCAGCCGGAACGATCCGCCCAGCACCGACAGCGCGCGGGCGCGATAGGACAGCGGGACGCGCGTGGTCATGAAGGCGTGGCGGGCCAGCCCGAATGCCGACGCGCACAGGCCGATGCCGAGCACCGACACCGCGAGCACCCCGACGCTGGGCGCGAGCAGCACGCCGATCCCGCCGGCGAGGGCGACGGAGCCGGCGATGGCCATCGTGCGGCGCTCGCCGATGCGGGCCACCGCCCAACCGGCCGGCAGGTTGCCCACCAGGCGGGCCACCACGATGACCGCGGCGATGAGCGCCGCCTGCGCCAGGTCGGCGCCGAGGGCGGCGGCCATGACCGGCAGCAGGGGGACGAGGGCGCCCTCCCCCAGGCCGAACAGGAACGTCGGCCCGTAGATCATCGGGGCGAACCGCAGCAGCATCTGCCGCGTGTCCGCGGACGTTCCGGTCGTGTCGCTCACGATGCTCGCCCGGCGAGCACCTCCCGCGCCCAGGCGACGCCGACGGCGACGTGATCCTGTCGCGAGATCTCGTCGTGTTCGCCGAACGGACCCACCCGCTGCGCGCCGAGCGAGGTGAGTAGGGCGTCGAATTGGCGCGCGCCCCGGTTGTACTTCTCCCGGTACGAGGTGTCGCCGAGCCCGAACACGGCGTACTGAACACCGGTCAGGTCGGGGGAGAGGTCGGCGAGATCGTCGTGCAGGAACTGCGCGAACCCCGGCAGCTCGCCGCCGCCGTGGGTGGCGCAGGCGATGAGGTACAGCGCGTCGGGCGCGAAGACGTCGGTGGTGGCATCGGCCATGTCGATCACGTCGATCTCGGTGCCTGGGCCTGCCAGGGCTGCGCTGACGCCGCGGGCGACGTCCTCGGCCCTGCCGGATTCCGTGCCGTACAGCGCGACGATTCTCATGATTTCGCCATCGTAGCCAGCCGCCGCGCTATGCCTTCGCGGCGGTGAGGTAGTGCGTCACGACGTAGTCGGCGATCGCGATGGAACTGGTCGCGGCGGGCGACGGCGCGTTGCGCAGCAGCGTCACGGGACCCACCTGGTCCACCGCGAAGTCGTCGAGCAGCTCGCCGGCGCGCCCCCACGCCTGGGCACGCACGCCGGCGGCGGTCTTGTGGGTCAGGTCGCTCATCTTCAGCTCGGGCACGAACCGGCGCGCCTTGCGGAACCACAGCGGCTTGATCAGCGAGCTGCTGATCTCATCCACCCCCATGCGCCAATGCTGCTTGGCCAACGGCCACGCGCCCGGCCACCGCAACGACTCCCAGGTGTCCTTGGCCGAGATCTGCAGCCAGTTGTACCCCTCCCGGGCGAGCGCCGGCACGGCGTTGGGACCGACGTGCACGTTGTCGTAGACGCCACGCGTGAAGTGCACGCCCAGAAAAGGAAAGCGCGGGTCGGGCACCGGGTAGATCATCCCGTTGACGAGGCCGGTGCGCTCGGCCGCGAGCTCCCAGTACTCGCCGCGGAACGGCAGGATCTTCGGCGACGCGTCGGCCCCCACCAGCTTCGCCACGACATCGGATTGCAGTCCGGCGCACACGATCAGCCGGTCGAAGACGTCCTCAGAGACCGGAGTCACCACGCGCACGGTGCCGTTCTCCCGATGGATGCCGGTCACCTCGTGCCCCAGCCGGATCTCGCCGCCCGCGGCCCGCACGTCCTGCGCCATCGCCTCGGTGATGCTGGCGTAGTCGACGGCTGCGGTGTGGGGCGAATGGACGGCGGCGACCCCCGCCACGT is drawn from Microbacterium sp. zg-B96 and contains these coding sequences:
- a CDS encoding putative quinol monooxygenase — translated: MSAVTVVARLHPAPEHLEQATDAVRAAVAGIRAEPGCLQYDPHLADDGAFVIVERWASREALTAHNTGSAVQVLRDGVAGLMAAQTEVTVAVAL
- the lhgO gene encoding L-2-hydroxyglutarate oxidase; this translates as MAERIGIIGGGIVGVALARTLAQRGASITVLEKEPRLAQHQTGRNSGVVHAGLYYAPGSLKATLCAAGRVSIREFCEQKGLPYREVGKLVVAVDETELPALAEIQRRAIANGVPDLVRIDDAARLHEIEPHVAGVAAVHSPHTAAVDYASITEAMAQDVRAAGGEIRLGHEVTGIHRENGTVRVVTPVSEDVFDRLIVCAGLQSDVVAKLVGADASPKILPFRGEYWELAAERTGLVNGMIYPVPDPRFPFLGVHFTRGVYDNVHVGPNAVPALAREGYNWLQISAKDTWESLRWPGAWPLAKQHWRMGVDEISSSLIKPLWFRKARRFVPELKMSDLTHKTAAGVRAQAWGRAGELLDDFAVDQVGPVTLLRNAPSPAATSSIAIADYVVTHYLTAAKA
- a CDS encoding nitroreductase family deazaflavin-dependent oxidoreductase, yielding MANRLVTALRRLLAPVTRTRTFRRIAPTALPVAERFLARVSGGRLIVSGILVPSLVLHTIGAKSGQPRETQLMYTPDGRGGAIVAGTSFARDAHPAWTANLAAHPDAEVVVRGRRHRVHAERIPAAERDAAWALIEAQWPGYRQYERDSGRTVRLFRLTTDAAPSPFTGRL
- a CDS encoding MFS transporter; translated protein: MLLRFAPMIYGPTFLFGLGEGALVPLLPVMAAALGADLAQAALIAAVIVVARLVGNLPAGWAVARIGERRTMAIAGSVALAGGIGVLLAPSVGVLAVSVLGIGLCASAFGLARHAFMTTRVPLSYRARALSVLGGSFRLGMFAGPFAAALLLAIFGTESAAAWFFIGCLAALILLVLVARDPEEDLAAAGMLPMQTRRAARNPDAAPSAARPSPDGVFATMWHHRGVLARLGLPAATLSAMRQARVHLLPLWGVSLQLDAGTIALVVGITGALEFALFYTSGQIMDRWGRLWACLPSMILMAGAFLGLALTHDLPHAVGWYIAVAAVVGVGNGLSSGILMTLGADVAPPGDPAPFLGSWRTLTDAGAAATPLVLAGVTAAVSLPAASAVIGVIGLLGAVGFTRYVARFVPHAR
- a CDS encoding flavodoxin family protein — encoded protein: MRIVALYGTESGRAEDVARGVSAALAGPGTEIDVIDMADATTDVFAPDALYLIACATHGGGELPGFAQFLHDDLADLSPDLTGVQYAVFGLGDTSYREKYNRGARQFDALLTSLGAQRVGPFGEHDEISRQDHVAVGVAWAREVLAGRAS